In the genome of Desulfovibrio sp. JC022, the window CACGAGAGCATGAACATTTCCCGTGAATTCCACCCGGCAACAATGCGCATAAACTGCGGAATAACGCGCGACCCGAGTACAAACATGGAAACAAGAAAAAGCACGGTCTTGATCCCGGCCATACCCAGTTCCTGCATGCCGAAGGTATCCGAGCCGAGCTGGGGCATAATAATCAACATGGGCACGATAACAATATCCTGCACCACCAGCATACCGAGCATGACCCGGCTGGACAGGGTTCCTACCAGCCCTTTGCTTTCAAGGGTTTTCAAAACCACCATGGTACTGGAAAGGGCAATAAAAGCCCCGAACCAGATGGAAAGATGCGAATCCCAGCCCATGAGCTGCCCGGTTCCCCAGCCGAATCCCATGGTCAGGATGATCTGCAACGGTGTGCCGATCAGTGCCACATGGCGCACCGGCTTAAGTTCCTTGATGGAAAATTCAATACCGAGGGTGAACAAAAGCAAAGCCACCCCGATTTCGGCCAGCAATTCAATCTCATGCACACCGGAAACGGTTATACCACCGGTATGCGGACCGACCAGCACCCCGGCGACAATATAGCCCAGTAAAAGAGGCTGGCGCAGCATGCGGGCTATAAATCCACCCAGCATACCTGCAACAATAAGGATAACAAGATCAGAAGCGATTCCCAAAACGACTCCCTCCGCTATTCACTAAGGTGCTCAGCACAATGCACACAATAACGGCTCTCAGGCAGGGCCAACAGCCGGGCAATGGGAATATCCTCGCCACACTCCTCGCATTCTCCGAAAAACGGATCATTTTCCAGCCGGTTAAGTGTATCTTCAAGGTTCAGAATCCGTTGCCGTGACTGGGCAATGGATGACTTGTTAATACCCTGATTGAGCATGGTATCAAGCCGGGAAAGCCTGCCGATAGCTGCATCCGGCTTGACCGGATCTACTGTTCCTTCCAGATCTTTTACCTGCTTGGTAAGATTTTTAATTTCAACTTTGATCTTATTTTTAAGTTCTTCTTTTTGTTTATCATTCATACTTTTCTCCATTAAGCTTCCAAGCTTACCTCCGCCCAGTTCAGCTTGCAAGATTAATCGACCAAAAAAAGAAGCCCCCTTTGCATACCCAATTGGTTTGCAAAGGGGGCTTATGTCTATCCTGACTGCTTATTTTTTATCGGGCTGAATATCCTCAATAACAGTATTCAGGCTTGAAGCCATTCCGGCTACTTCCTGAACCGCATTGGCGGACTCGCTCATGACCTGAGAAGTCTCAAGGGAAATCCTGCTGATATCCTCAGTGGCCCTGTTGATTTCCTCACTGGTGGCGGACTGCTGTTCCGCGGCAGTGGCAATGGCCCGGACCTGATCCGAAGCATTGACAACCAGTTTAACAATTTCAGTCAAAGTCTGGCCTGATTCATTAGCAAGATCACTACTGCGTTGCGCGGAATCCGCAGCATCTTCAGTGGCGGAGATATTCTGCCTTGTCATATTCTGAATCTTGGAGATGGCACTGCCGACTTCCCCGGTGGCGGACATGGTATTCTCAGCCAGCTTGCGGACTTCATCAGCAACAACTGCAAATCCGCGCCCGGCTTCCCCGGCCCTTGCAGCTTCAATAGCGGCATTGAGGGCCAGCAGGTTGGTCTGATCGGCAATATCATTAATAACGCCGAGTACGTTTCCGATTTCCTTGGCTTCAACTCCAAGCTGCTCCATGGACTCTTTCAGTTCATCAGCCTGAGAACGCACACCGTCAGCGGATTCAATCATCTGCTGCACCAGTTTCGAGCCGTTTTGCGCTTTGTCACGGGCCGAATCCGCATCTTCGGCTGCAAGCCCGGCATTCTGCGCCACTTCAAGTACGGTAGCATTCATCTCTTCCATGGCAGTGGATGTTTCAGCAACGCGGTCCCGCTGTTCCTGTGCGCCCCGGTTAGACTGCTCAATCTGGGCGGAAAGCTCTTCCGCAGCACTGGAAAGTGATTGCGAAATCTGCTCTGCATCAGCGGCGGCATGGGTAATCCGCTCATTCTGCTTCTCGATTTCAATCCCCTGCTGCCTGATCTCGGTCATATCAACGATTACAGTCAACGCTCCAAGCATAACCCCATCCATATCATGGAACGGAGTGGCTGAAACAAATAGATGCTTCTCATTTCCTTTGTGGGAAGTATAAACTATTTCTTTTTCAAGCTTGCTGTTTTGTTCAATAGCCGCATGTGACATTGTGTCTCTACTGGAATCATTAAAGAAATACTCACCGGCATGAATACCATTAGAGTCAGCAGGGCTTCGACTAATTTCAATCAACTCACACATTTCCTGATTGACCCAGAGAATATTGTTATCAGGATCAACGATTGCGCAGGGAACGGTAAGTCCATTCAGCACACCTTCGGAAAAACCGAGCTTGTTCTTGAGCTCCGCAACCATGGTGTTGATCTTCTCGGCGAGATTTTCAAACTCGTACCTATATTTACCCTTCAACTCAGCCTTGAGATTTCCATTGGCTATTTCAGTTGAAAATTCAAGAATATTATCAACGGGATTCAAGACCAGTTTCCTAAGAATAAAGACCATTATCCCACCAAGCAGCAAAATAACCACGACTCCGCCTTCAAGCAGGACATTTCGCTGGTGGGTTGCCGCCGCAGTCAGATCGTCTTCATAGGCACTGACAACAATAGCCCAGCCTGTTCCGGGCATGGTTTTAAAAACCATATATTTGTCGCGGCCTTCCCATTCATAAGTGGTTCCGCCGTCCTTCTTGGAAAGGACAGTCTTAACAAAATCATATTTTGAAAGATCCTTAAGGTACAGCTTCTTATTCATAGCGTGAGCAATAATGCGTCCCTTATTGTCCAACATAAAGCTGTAGCCGTCTTTCCCCACCCTGAATGGATCAATGAAGTTTCTAGTATAACTTTCCCACTTGGGAAAAACTCCGATACCACCCACAACTTTACCGGAATAATCACGCACGGCATGGGCAATGGCGTAAATCATAATCCCGCCGCCGCTTTTGGAAATTAGGATATTGTCCTGAATGTAGAACTCGGTACCGGAAAGAATTTTTTTAACGTATCCGCGGGAAGAACGATCCGCCCCGCTCATATTCTTGCCCTTGGCATTATAACCGGCAACAACCTTACCGTTTTTATCAAAAAGAAAAGCCGCCCAGTAATCACTGGAGGAGTTTATAAGTGACTTAAGCAGTCCATCGATGGGTCCGGTATTGCCAAGCTCAAGGGCTTCACGGGCAGGTTCACCTTTTGCCATGATCCGTACCACGTCCGAAGTCTGCCCCATGTAAAGCTCAAGGGCTTTTTCCGACTGGTCAACCATGGACTGCATGGCATTCTTCTGCTCCTTAAACACCGCCTGATAAGTACTTCCCGCTACCCACCAGACCGCTATGGAAACAGTTAAGGCAATAAGGACAAAAACAATCACGGCAACAACTGAGTTAATGCTTTTAACCCTCATACGCAGTCTTCCCATTTTTTAATAGTTACTGAACCCACCACCAGCACTTACTAACCCACATTATTCATAACATAAAGACAGTGAATAAGACAATCGGCAGTAAATTATAAATTTGATACAGTTAACTTATCGGACAATGATCAGGATAGTTTACTCGCCAAATTCCAATATTGCCTGATATCGTTTTTTCTGCCACAAGTGGAAAACGCAAAAGCAAATAGCAACCAAAGAGGTAATAAAAATGAGCAACGAACCTGATAAGATCATATATTCCATGGTCCGGGTAAGTAAATTTTACGACAAGAAACCCATTCTTAAAGATATTTCCCTTTCATATTTCTATGGAGCGAAGATCGGCGTGCTGGGATTGAACGGCTCCGGTAAAAGTTCGCTCCTGAAAGTTCTTGCAGGCGTGGATGATAGCTTTGAAGGCGAAACCCACATTTCTCCCGGCTACACCATCGGCTACCTTGAGCAGGAACCGCTGGTTGATGAAACCCGCACTGTTCGTGAAGTGGTTGAAGAAGGCGCAGCAAACGTAGTTGCCCTCGTTAATGAATTCAACGAGATCAACGCCCAGTTTGCAGAGCCTATGGAACCCGAAGAAATGGACGCGCTGCTTGAGCGTCAGGCCAAGGTTCAAGAAGAAATGGACAATTGCGGGGCATGGGATCTCGAATCCCGCCTTGAAATGGCCATGGACGCCCTGCGCTGCCCTCCCGGCGACACCCCTGTTTCCGTTATTTCCGGTGGCGAAAAACGCCGCGTAGCCCTCTGCCGCCTGCTGCTTCAAGAGCCGGACATCCTGCTTCTTGACGAACCCACCAACCACCTTGACGCGGAATCCGTATCATGGCTGGAAAGACACCTCCAGAACTACGCCGGTACCATTATCGCCGTAACCCATGACCGCTACTTCCTCGACAACGTAGCCGGATGGATTCTGGAACTGGACCGCGGCCGGGGCATCCCCTGGAAAGGCAACTACTCTTCCTGGCTGGAACAGAAAGAAAAACGTTTGGCCAATGAAGCCAAGTCCGATGATAAACGACGCAAAACCCTTGCCCGCGAGCTGGAATGGATCCGCATGTCCCCCAAGGGCAGACGTTCCAAAAGCAAAGCCCGTATCAGCGCGTACGAATCTCTTGCCAATCAGCAGAGTGATGAATATTCACGCGAGCTAGAGCTCTACATTCCGCCGGGACCGCGCCTCGGTAAACAGGTTATTGAACTGAAAGGTGTGCGCAAGCAGGCCGGGGACAAGCTGCTTCTTGAAAATACCAGCTTCATAATCCCCGCCGGAGCCATCGTCGGTATTATCGGCCCCAACGGTGCCGGTAAAACCACCATGTTCAAAATGATCAGCGGACAGGAAACTCCCGACGATGGTGAAGTCGTTGTAGGTGAAACCGTACAGGTTACCCACGTTGACCAGCACCGCGATGCACTTGACCCTGAAAAGTCGGTGTATGACGTGATTTCCGGTGGCAATGAATTCGTCAAACTGGGCGACCGCGAAATCAATGCGCGTGCTTACGTAGGCAAATTCAACCTGACCGGGTCTGAGCAGCAGAAAAAATGTAAGGTTCTTTCCGGTGGTGAGCGTAACAGAGTCCATCTCGCGCTCATGCTTCAGGAAGGCGGCAACGTCCTGCTTCTTGACGAACCCACCAACGATCTTGACGTCAATACCATGCGTGCGCTGGAGGAAGGACTCAACAACTTCGGCGGCTGCGTTTTGGTTATTTCGCATGACCGCTGGTTCCTTGACCGCATCGCCACCCACATCCTCGCCTTTGAAGGCGATTCCTCAGCCTTCTGGTACGAAGGTTCATACTCCGAGTACGAGGAAGACCGCAAAAAGAGATTGGGCAAAGACGCCGACCAGCCCCACCGCATCAAATACAGAAAACTCACCAGATAATAAAAAATGGGGAAGAGCGACGCTCTTCCCCATTTTTTTATTCTACATAAGCTTCAGTCGATTGAATCTGCTTCACTACCCTGAATATTGCCGGGCAGACTTTATTTCGCCCGCCATTTTTGGCCCGGTACAATTGTTCATCCGCATCTTGAAGCAAAGCCTTAAAATCATCATGACCCTTCAATTCAGCAACACCGATGCTCACCGAAACAGGCAGGCAAGCATCATCAACATTAAACATTCTTTCCTTGATTCGTAACCGCAACCTCTCGGCGACTTTAATCCCGTCATGCAGACTGGAATGAGGAAGGATTATCACGAATTCCTCACCTCCGAGTCTCCCGAAATAATCAACCTCCCGCAACACATCAGCGCAACGTCTGGCAGTTTTTTTCAGTACAGTATCACCCACACAATGCCCGTGATCGTCATTGACCTTCTTGAAATGATCAATATCCATCATAAGCACTGCCAGTTTACTGTTAAAACGGCGTGCGGACTTGAAAAGGCAGTCCCCGGCCTCAAGAACCTTACGGCGACTGCACACCCCGGTCAGTTCATCAAACTCCACCAGCTTTTTCAGGTCTTCCATGGCCGCATATTCCCGGCGCAATGACCTGCCGAAAGTATAGAGGAAAAAGACTCCGAACATATTGGCAAGGAAAAGGTAAATCAACGAATTCACAAATGTTCCGGAATGAATGGGAACAACTGTAGCCAAAGATAAAAGATAAACAACGGACCCGGAAACAGCAGCAACAAAAGGCGGAAGAATACGGGGTGACAAAAGAATATAGTAGGCGAGAACGATAAAAACTGCGGTAGGCACACTAAGTGAACCGATGTCTGAAGACTTTACGACCAACTCCAGCGACTCCGCCCCCAAAACAGAAAACATGCACAAAGACATGAGCATGTACTGCATCCTGAGCCTGACTTTATCAACCAGAAGCAGAAAAAAAGCCAAACAACCAAGCAGGCACGCGCAGATTCTTCCCAGTAAAACAGTATGGAATTCGGACCCAAGACCAAGGTCAACATAATCACTGTATCCACCTGCAAAGTATGTAATAACAGTGACAAAATAAAGAAAAAGAAGCCTGAACCTGACTGAAGGCCATTTTTCTTTTTGAAACGACTCTTCAAGGGCAGATTTTTTAAATCCACCCATAAAATTTAATTTACCCACAGCCCCCCCCGAGCTAAAAACGAGGGCAAGATGTAACTGTGGGATTTTTATAAGTCAAGTCTGAGCATGCTTATGAAAATAAAAACATGCTTCAGGCAAACTAAAACAATATCGCAAGAATCACGACACCATATACTGTTCTGAAAAACTAATGATCAATACTTTAAACTGGCAAGTAATCCATTTTTTATAAAAAAAGAAATCTTTATCTCACCATTCTGTGCATCGTAAATACACGAAGACCACTCTTCAAAGATATCATTTCCTTGAATTTCATAGCTGACATTGCTCCACTGATAACGTGATACAGACTTCATTTTATTAAAATATTTACCAAGCGAAGAATCACAGCCGTTCGGAAGCCCGGAGCAGGCCCGCCACAAGCAAAGGCTTCCGGCCAGAATTTTCCAATCAAGCCCAGATGGAAGGTCTGCAACCTGAGAGGCTGCCTGCATGGGAATATGGACTTTTCCGGCTTCTGAAAAAACGTGGTTTATTTCCGGCAGACCTTCTCGCTCAAGCCGCACATCCCCCAGCTTGAACGGTGAGACATGCCCGAAATAAACAGCCCGAAAAAAACCTCCCGCAAGCTCAAAACAAAGCTCCAGTCTGGGAATCTGCCCCCGCTGCTGCAAAAGGTCCATCCCTTTAAAGGTAAGCGGACCAAAATCGGACGGAATTACCATGCCCGAAATATCATGCTGCGGCCCGAGCAGCAAAGACAAAAGATAAAGCGATGGTTTCTCAAAACAATCGGTGGAAATTTCATCAACGGACATCAGGACCTCTTTAATCGTGTTTCTTACAAGAACCTGTAATACCTATCTGTTTCAATCCACTGTTCAAAATCCGGGCAAAAAAACGGCCCTGTTCATCTTTACGAAATGCAACAAACAGCTCGTTCACACCAAAAGCCCTCGGTCCTATCTGAACAGTATCGCTGTTCTTTTTAACTTCAGGATCAGTCACAGCAAGGTAGCTGTAAACCACAGGGTCCACCACTGCACAATCAATTCTGCCCTTCATCACCTTCATTATGTTGCTTTTATCAGAAGGAGCAAAATCAGCTTTTATGGTTCCGTTGGCAACAGCCTCATCCAACTGCGGGGTATTCACATACCCGGCCACAAAGCCCACCCGGAGTCCGGCGAGGTCGTCAACGGTGCCCCAGCTTACAGGACTCTTCCTGCGCTCCAGAAGACTTACCGGACTACAACCGTAACTCTTTGAAAAAACATACTTCTCAGCCCTTTCACTGGAATAGTATTCTGGAAAATAACCTACAACCTGAAAATCGGTCTCTACCATACGCATTGACCTTTTCCATGGAAGGAAAAGAATTTTCAATTCATACCCCATGGCTGCGAAAGCCCTGCGTACAATGTCAGCACTGGTCCCTTTGCCGGGAAGATGCTTGCCCACATAAGGAGGCCACTCAAGAGAACTGAGATAAACAACTTTATCAGCACGGGCACTTCCGGCACTAAGCCCCAGCACGAGCAGTGTTATGGCGATGAAGGTTTTAATGTGACCGGTAAACATAGCAGAACTCCAATTATGATTCACATAAACATGTACCTTTTCAGCTAGTTGAGCAAGTGCAAAAACATAAAAAAGAAGTGCGCCACATGGTGACGCACTTCAATCAAACCACAACCGGATATTTATGTGAACAGGAGGAGATTTCCAGTCGCTTTCCGCCTCACGAAAGAACTTCTGCAACAGTTCACTGTTTACGCCGGAGACAATACATCCGGCTCATCAACAGCAGACCATGCGCTCCAAGAACTACAGACAGAGTGGACAACCTGATATGTACAGTTGCCGATCCTGCGGACACGGCAACCGCTTTCCCGTCAAATCGGAAAACAGGGCTGCGACCATACGGGCCTCCAAGGAAAACCCAGCTATCTCCTCCCGGTAACTCATCAAAGAAGATGTCTTAACTATAGAATAAGCATTCTTCCCGGTTTGTCAGCCTCACATACGTTCAAAATCATCCCCCCGGCTCCAATGCCGCGACAGCGGGACTTTCTCTATGCACAACAGCTGAGAATCTCGATCCATCATTAGGAACAGTAAAAAATTGCATTGTTTCCTGCAACTTGACGGCCTGAGCAGACAATTCCTCGGAAGTGGAAGACAGTTCTTCAGCAAAAGCTGCATTTCGCTGGATAACCTCATCAAGCTGGGTGATTGCCTTTGAAATCTGCTGCCCGCCTTCAAACTGCTCACGGCTTGCCGCAGCAACTTCGGCTACAAGCTCTTCGTTACGGTTGATGTCTTTAATCATTCCGCCAAGCACGCTTTTAGCCCTTTCAGCAACCTGAAGACTTGATCCGGTCAATTCTCTGATCTCTCCGGCTGCAACCCCGCTCCTTTCAGCAAGCTTACGAACCTCGGATGCAACAACAGCAAAACCTTTACCGTGTTCTCCGGCTCTTGCGGCCTCGATGGCGGCATTAAGTGCCAGAAGATTGGTCTGGCGGGCGATCTCTTCAATGATAGATGTTTTTTCAGCAATATTATGCATGGCATCCACAGTCTGGGCCACTGCCTCCCCGCCGTTTTCAGCCTCACGGGCAGTCTTCACCGCGATCTCGCGAGTTTCCTCAGCAAGCTCGGTGTTCTTGGAAATATTTCCAGTCATCTGAGAGATGGAAGCTGACACTTCCTCCACAGAAGCGGCCTGTTCAGTCGCCCCCGCAGAAAGATGCTGGGCTGAAGCGGAAACCTCTTCACTGCCTGCGGCCACCTGCTCAGCTGCGGACTTCACGCCGATGACAACCCCGCGCAAGGATGAAATCATACTTCCCAAAGAGCGCATCAAGCTTCCTATTTCATTGGCAGAGTCACTGGAAACAGTATCAGTAAGATCACCGGAAGCCATCTGCCCGGCCACCCTCATTCCGCCGCTAACAGGGGAGATTACCAGCCTGCGCACTGAAAAATAAACAATGCCGCAAACCACCAGAACAATTAGGACACCTACAATTATCAGCACATTACGCTGCATAACCGCAGCCGATGCCAAGTCACTTTCATAAGCGGTAAGCATCACCAGCCAGCCGGTTTTAGGATCGGTCTTGTAAATCATGGCCTTACTGCGACCCTGCCAGTCGTAAAATTCTTTCCCATTGTCAGCGGCAAGTGCCCTTTTCATAAAATCATATTTGCTTAAATCTTTTAAAATCAATTTTTCCGCAGGGTGGTAAAGGACCAATCCTTTGGCATCAGTTACAACTCCGTACCCTTCCGTACCAACCACAACTGGCCGCACAAAACGGTCGGCAAATTTCATCCAGTCACCGAAAACAGCTATTCCACCCAAGACGTTACCCTGAGCATCCTTGACCGCAGAACTGGCACCGAAAAGCAGGCTTTTATCAGTCTTGGACCTGAAAACCGATTCAGTGATGTAGGTCTCTTTACCTTTTAAAACAGCTTTAACGTAATCGCGGGAACTGATGTCCAGCCCATCCAGAACTCCGCCCTGACTGGTTTGTCCGGAAAGAATCTTCCCATGACGGTCAAAAACCAGCACGGCCCAGATAACTTCGTTATTGCGCATGGTTTCTTCAAATAATTTCTTGGCGGAGGAACTATCTTTATCAAAAATTTCCCGAATACCCTCCTGACCTGACAAATTTTTTACCACCGCGACAGTGTCGGTAATAAAAAGGTCGAGGGAAGAAGTAATGATTGCAGCCTGACTAGCGGCAGATTCCATGGAATTGTCGAGAACCATTTTATATGAGGAACTCTGAACGTAAAAAACAAGCCCGCCTATTCCAGCCAAAATAGGTATGATAATCGGCAACAGGATTACTCTCAGTAAACTTTTGGATATCCAATTCATGTTAAATCTCCCTATTTGAATTTGCAAAATAACATGACCACTCACAATTACTTTAAAAATAACGAATGCAACTTTAACTCAACAATAAGTCTTCGTCCAACACAAAAACAAACAGCCCTGTATCTATTATCATTCTCCCGCTAACCAACGACAAAAAAAGCCCACAAGCTTGAATGCTTGTGGGCTAAAAAAGTTCTTAAAACAAAATCTACGAATCAACCATCATTTCTGCGCACTCCATGGCAGCTTTGAAGCTGTCCAGTGAAGCTTTCCCGGTTCCGGTTATGTCGTATCCGGTTCCATGGTCCGGGGAAGTTCGAGGAAAAGGCAGACCAAGAGTAATGTTCACCGCCTCGCTGAAATGGAGCAGCTTAAGCGGTGCCAACCCCTGATCATGATACATAGCCAGCACGGCACTGTAATCACCCTGCGCTGCGAAATAAAAAACAGTATCACCGGGAAACGGCCCTTCAACATCAAAACCTTTGTCCCGTGCTTCAGCAATAGCGGGTTCTATGACTTTAATCTCTTCATCTCCAATACGCCCGGATTCCCCGGCATGTGGATTTAACCCGCAAACCGCAATGGGCTTACTAAGTCCCAGAGACTTTACCAGACCGTCAGTAAGCTCAATACAACGCAAAATCCGCTCTTTGGTAACCAGCCCCTGAATATCCACAAAACGGGGATGGGTGGTCACCAGACTGACCTTGAGCTTCGGTCCGCCCAG includes:
- a CDS encoding TraR/DksA C4-type zinc finger protein; translated protein: MNDKQKEELKNKIKVEIKNLTKQVKDLEGTVDPVKPDAAIGRLSRLDTMLNQGINKSSIAQSRQRILNLEDTLNRLENDPFFGECEECGEDIPIARLLALPESRYCVHCAEHLSE
- a CDS encoding methyl-accepting chemotaxis protein → MRVKSINSVVAVIVFVLIALTVSIAVWWVAGSTYQAVFKEQKNAMQSMVDQSEKALELYMGQTSDVVRIMAKGEPAREALELGNTGPIDGLLKSLINSSSDYWAAFLFDKNGKVVAGYNAKGKNMSGADRSSRGYVKKILSGTEFYIQDNILISKSGGGIMIYAIAHAVRDYSGKVVGGIGVFPKWESYTRNFIDPFRVGKDGYSFMLDNKGRIIAHAMNKKLYLKDLSKYDFVKTVLSKKDGGTTYEWEGRDKYMVFKTMPGTGWAIVVSAYEDDLTAAATHQRNVLLEGGVVVILLLGGIMVFILRKLVLNPVDNILEFSTEIANGNLKAELKGKYRYEFENLAEKINTMVAELKNKLGFSEGVLNGLTVPCAIVDPDNNILWVNQEMCELIEISRSPADSNGIHAGEYFFNDSSRDTMSHAAIEQNSKLEKEIVYTSHKGNEKHLFVSATPFHDMDGVMLGALTVIVDMTEIRQQGIEIEKQNERITHAAADAEQISQSLSSAAEELSAQIEQSNRGAQEQRDRVAETSTAMEEMNATVLEVAQNAGLAAEDADSARDKAQNGSKLVQQMIESADGVRSQADELKESMEQLGVEAKEIGNVLGVINDIADQTNLLALNAAIEAARAGEAGRGFAVVADEVRKLAENTMSATGEVGSAISKIQNMTRQNISATEDAADSAQRSSDLANESGQTLTEIVKLVVNASDQVRAIATAAEQQSATSEEINRATEDISRISLETSQVMSESANAVQEVAGMASSLNTVIEDIQPDKK
- the ettA gene encoding energy-dependent translational throttle protein EttA, which encodes MSNEPDKIIYSMVRVSKFYDKKPILKDISLSYFYGAKIGVLGLNGSGKSSLLKVLAGVDDSFEGETHISPGYTIGYLEQEPLVDETRTVREVVEEGAANVVALVNEFNEINAQFAEPMEPEEMDALLERQAKVQEEMDNCGAWDLESRLEMAMDALRCPPGDTPVSVISGGEKRRVALCRLLLQEPDILLLDEPTNHLDAESVSWLERHLQNYAGTIIAVTHDRYFLDNVAGWILELDRGRGIPWKGNYSSWLEQKEKRLANEAKSDDKRRKTLARELEWIRMSPKGRRSKSKARISAYESLANQQSDEYSRELELYIPPGPRLGKQVIELKGVRKQAGDKLLLENTSFIIPAGAIVGIIGPNGAGKTTMFKMISGQETPDDGEVVVGETVQVTHVDQHRDALDPEKSVYDVISGGNEFVKLGDREINARAYVGKFNLTGSEQQKKCKVLSGGERNRVHLALMLQEGGNVLLLDEPTNDLDVNTMRALEEGLNNFGGCVLVISHDRWFLDRIATHILAFEGDSSAFWYEGSYSEYEEDRKKRLGKDADQPHRIKYRKLTR
- a CDS encoding GGDEF domain-containing protein, with translation MGKLNFMGGFKKSALEESFQKEKWPSVRFRLLFLYFVTVITYFAGGYSDYVDLGLGSEFHTVLLGRICACLLGCLAFFLLLVDKVRLRMQYMLMSLCMFSVLGAESLELVVKSSDIGSLSVPTAVFIVLAYYILLSPRILPPFVAAVSGSVVYLLSLATVVPIHSGTFVNSLIYLFLANMFGVFFLYTFGRSLRREYAAMEDLKKLVEFDELTGVCSRRKVLEAGDCLFKSARRFNSKLAVLMMDIDHFKKVNDDHGHCVGDTVLKKTARRCADVLREVDYFGRLGGEEFVIILPHSSLHDGIKVAERLRLRIKERMFNVDDACLPVSVSIGVAELKGHDDFKALLQDADEQLYRAKNGGRNKVCPAIFRVVKQIQSTEAYVE
- a CDS encoding ABC transporter substrate-binding protein, whose translation is MFTGHIKTFIAITLLVLGLSAGSARADKVVYLSSLEWPPYVGKHLPGKGTSADIVRRAFAAMGYELKILFLPWKRSMRMVETDFQVVGYFPEYYSSERAEKYVFSKSYGCSPVSLLERRKSPVSWGTVDDLAGLRVGFVAGYVNTPQLDEAVANGTIKADFAPSDKSNIMKVMKGRIDCAVVDPVVYSYLAVTDPEVKKNSDTVQIGPRAFGVNELFVAFRKDEQGRFFARILNSGLKQIGITGSCKKHD
- a CDS encoding methyl-accepting chemotaxis protein, with protein sequence MNWISKSLLRVILLPIIIPILAGIGGLVFYVQSSSYKMVLDNSMESAASQAAIITSSLDLFITDTVAVVKNLSGQEGIREIFDKDSSSAKKLFEETMRNNEVIWAVLVFDRHGKILSGQTSQGGVLDGLDISSRDYVKAVLKGKETYITESVFRSKTDKSLLFGASSAVKDAQGNVLGGIAVFGDWMKFADRFVRPVVVGTEGYGVVTDAKGLVLYHPAEKLILKDLSKYDFMKRALAADNGKEFYDWQGRSKAMIYKTDPKTGWLVMLTAYESDLASAAVMQRNVLIIVGVLIVLVVCGIVYFSVRRLVISPVSGGMRVAGQMASGDLTDTVSSDSANEIGSLMRSLGSMISSLRGVVIGVKSAAEQVAAGSEEVSASAQHLSAGATEQAASVEEVSASISQMTGNISKNTELAEETREIAVKTAREAENGGEAVAQTVDAMHNIAEKTSIIEEIARQTNLLALNAAIEAARAGEHGKGFAVVASEVRKLAERSGVAAGEIRELTGSSLQVAERAKSVLGGMIKDINRNEELVAEVAAASREQFEGGQQISKAITQLDEVIQRNAAFAEELSSTSEELSAQAVKLQETMQFFTVPNDGSRFSAVVHRESPAVAALEPGG
- the pdxA gene encoding 4-hydroxythreonine-4-phosphate dehydrogenase PdxA, translated to MKNICITLGDPNGLGPELACRLLAERKADRAYLMIGPENGLVYHLEKLGHEKFYTVLDDPEKIVDAEPGNYLYCPKVLDDFELQVGVADPEGGRCAGEAMETAMDLLNRKVLAGLVTCPLNKAMLQLAGFDFPGHTEFLATRSGVGRENVCMHLGGPKLKVSLVTTHPRFVDIQGLVTKERILRCIELTDGLVKSLGLSKPIAVCGLNPHAGESGRIGDEEIKVIEPAIAEARDKGFDVEGPFPGDTVFYFAAQGDYSAVLAMYHDQGLAPLKLLHFSEAVNITLGLPFPRTSPDHGTGYDITGTGKASLDSFKAAMECAEMMVDS